Proteins co-encoded in one Arachis hypogaea cultivar Tifrunner chromosome 13, arahy.Tifrunner.gnm2.J5K5, whole genome shotgun sequence genomic window:
- the LOC112733648 gene encoding ribulose bisphosphate carboxylase/oxygenase activase, chloroplastic — MASSVSTVGVVNRTLLSFNGSGGGSSVPSSAFLGSSLKKVQSRIPNTKVSPGCLKIVAAKEIDEESQTDGDRWRGLAYDISDDQQDITRGKGMVDSLFQAPMQTGTHYAVMSSYEYLSQGLRQYDIDNMLDGFYIAPAFMDKLVVHITKNFMTLPNIKVPLILGIWGGKGQGKSFQCELVFAKMGINPIMMSAGELESGNAGEPAKLIRQRYREAADLIKKGKMCCLFINDLDAGAGRMGGTTQYTVNNQMVNATLMNIADNPTNVQLPGMYNKEENPRVPIIVTGNDFSTLYAPLIRDGRMEKFYWAPTREDRIGVCTGIFRTDNVPADDIVKLVDTFPGQSIDFFGALRARVYDDEVRKWISGVGVEGVGKKLVNSKEGPPTFEQPKMTLEKLLEYGNMLVQEQENVKRVQLADKYLNEAALGDANADAINSGTFFGAQT; from the exons ATGGCTTCCTCCGTCTCCACAGTCGGAGTTGTGAACAGAACCCTA CTGAGCTTCAATGGATCAGGAGGAGGAAGCTCGGTTCCAAGCTCAGCGTTCTTGGGAAGCAGCTTGAAGAAGGTTCAGTCGAGAATCCCAAACACGAAGGTGAGCCCTGGATGCTTGAAGATTGTGGCGGCGAAAGAGATAGACGAGGAGAGCCAGACAGATGGGGACAGATGGAGGGGTCTGGCATACGATATATCGGATGATCAGCAAGACATCACGAGGGGTAAGGGTATGGTCGACAGCCTTTTCCAAGCCCCTATGCAAACCGGAACTCACTACGCTGTCATGAGCTCTTATGAGTACCTCAGCCAGGGGCTTCGCCA GTACGACATTGACAACATGCTTGACGGCTTCTACATTGCCCCTGCTTTTATGGACAAGCTTGTTGTTCACATCACCAAGAACTTCATGACCCTCCCCAACATCAAG GTTCCTCTCATTCTTGGTATCTGGGGAGGCAAGGGTCAAGGAAAGTCGTTCCAATGTGAACTTGTTTTTGCCAAGATGGGAATCAA CCCAATCATGATGAGTGCTGGAGAGTTGGAAAGTGGAAACGCAGGAGAGCCGGCGAAGCTGATCAGGCAGAGATACCGTGAGGCGGCAGATTTGATCAAGAAGGGGAAGATGTGCTGCCTCTTCATCAACGATCTGGACGCAGGAGCTGGTCGTATGGGCGGAACCACCCAATACACAGTCAACAACCAGATGGTCAACGCCACCCTCATGAACATTGCTGACAACCCAACCAACGTGCAGCTCCCCGGTATGTACAACAAGGAGGAGAACCCACGTGTCCCCATCATCGTCACCGGAAACGATTTCTCCACTCTCTACGCTCCTCTTATCCGTGACGGTCGTATGGAGAAGTTCTACTGGGCTCCCACAAGGGAAGACCGTATTGGTGTCTGCACCGGTATCTTCCGTACCGACAATGTTCCCGCCGATGACATTGTCAAGCTTGTTGACACTTTCCCCGGCCAATCCATTG ATTTCTTCGGTGCACTTCGGGCGAGAGTGTACGACGACGAAGTTAGGAAGTGGATCTCAGGAGTTGGAGTGGAGGGAGTTGGAAAGAAGCTTGTGAACTCAAAGGAAGGACCACCAACATTTGAGCAACCAAAGATGACACTGGAGAAGCTGTTGGAGTACGGAAACATGCTTGTGCAAGAACAGGAGAACGTGAAGAGAGTCCAGTTGGCTGACAAGTACTTGAATGAGGCTGCTCTTGGTGACGCCAACGCAGATGCCATCAACAGTGGAACTTTTTTCGGCGCCCAGACATAA